A single genomic interval of Juglans regia cultivar Chandler chromosome 1, Walnut 2.0, whole genome shotgun sequence harbors:
- the LOC108987232 gene encoding histidine-containing phosphotransfer protein 4-like: MELLRQQIATARQSLFSEEILDMSQFMQLERLEDKDSPNFVEQTLSLYFSDATKSIAAIEQALMPSEVVLPDFKELDIQLHRLKGSTVSVGANMVLKRVIKALECCGKGDMEGCKAAVRILKQDHNTLRNRLQTYFQLLQSQARFAET, encoded by the exons ATGGAGCTCTTGAGGCAACAGATTGCTACTGCGAGGCAATCCCTTTTCTCTGAg GAAATCCTCGACATGAGCCAATTCATGCAATTGGAGCGACTTGAGGATAAAGACAGCCCCAACTTTGTGGAACAAACTTTGTCCTTGTATTTCAGTGATGCAACCAAGTCCATCGCTGCCATAGAACAAGCACTCAT GCCGAGTGAAGTAGTACTCCCGGATTTCAAAGAGCTGGACATACAGCTTCATCGGCTCAAAGGCAGCACTGTCag CGTTGGTGCTAATATGGTGTTGAAAAGAGTCATTAAAGCATTGGAATGTTGCGGGAAGGGTGACATGGAAGG ATGCAAGGCTGCAGTTCGGATATTGAAACAAGACCACAACACCCTGAGGAACAGACTCCAAACTTATTTTCag TTGCTACAAAGTCAGGCTAGATTTGCCGAGACATGA
- the LOC118348773 gene encoding E3 ubiquitin-protein ligase RNF181-like codes for MAAVSSESYTMTTYPIDLLFDLDEVLTLPEDYSGSQIAEPTSLVIMNMPTVTTTEVCSVCIESFRSGEGGKQVPCGHVYHETCIASWLSRHNSCPLCRCEISGNV; via the coding sequence ATGGCTGCTGTATCTTCAGAATCTTATACCATGACAACCTATCCGATAGATCTACTCTTCGACCTCGACGAAGTTCTCACTTTGCCGGAGGATTATTCAGGCAGTCAGATTGCAGAACCGACATCCTTGGTGATCATGAACATGCCAACGGTTACTACAACTGAGGTTTGCTCAGTCTGCATCGAAAGCTTCCGGTCCGGTGAGGGTGGTAAACAAGTCCCCTGCGGCCACGTATACCATGAAACATGCATCGCCTCGTGGCTCTCCCGCCATAACTCTTGCCCTCTCTGCCGCTGCGAAATCTCCGGCAACGTATGA